CCGGACGGGTGTCGTGGCTGCTTACGGCCGGGGCTAGTCGCTCGACTGTCCGGCGCGATGCCCGCTGGCGGGGCACTCCGACAACACCGGTGAGGCCGGCCCGACCTCCCTGGTGGCCCTGATGTGAATCATCCCGCCACGATGCGGCACGAAGGTGACGTGCTTGGCCCGTTGCTTCTCGTCCGGCGCCGTGGTGGTGCTCAACTCGACGCGGCGCAGGATTTCACGGAGCACGAGCCGAATCTCGACCATGGCGAAGGTGGCACCGAGACACCGGCGGTTTCCACCGCCGAACGGCAGCCAGGTGGTCGGGCTCAGCGTGGCGCCGAGCATTCGGTCCGGGTCGAACCGATCCGGATCCGGGTACACGTCGGCGCTCGCATGCACCAGTCCGATGGCCGGGTCGACCATGACCCCGGCCGGCAGCAGGTAGCCCCCGATCTCGGTCGGCTCCTTCAGGATCCGCCCCGAGCTGAACAGCACCGGACGGATCCGCAGCGTCTCCTTGATCACGGCGTCCAGGTACTCGTCGCCGGCCGCGCCGGCATCCGCGGCCTGCACCGCCCTCGCCAGTGCTGCCGGATGGCGGGTAAGCCGCTCCAACACCCACGACAGGGCCGTCGCGGTGGTTTCGTGGCCGGCCGCGATCGCGGTCAGGAGCTGGTCGCGCAGCTCGCTGTCGGACAGTGTGCGTCCGTCGTCGCCGGTCGCACGGACCAACATGGCCAGCACGTCGGTGCGCTCGTCGAGGTTCGGGTCCGCGCGCCGGTCGGCGATCTCGGCGTACAGCAGCTCGTCGGCTTCCTCGAAGCGACGGGCCACACCTCGCCACGGGCGATGACGTCGCAAGCTCGGCTTTGTAATCGCCGGTGTCTCCCACGATTTCATGTAGAGGAGCCGCGGGATGACTCTACGCAGCGCGGCCAGTCGCGCCGGATCGCTGGCGCCGATCACCGTCCGCAGGATCACCTCGAGCGTGATCTCTGTCGTCCTGGGGGCCACCGGGAAACTCTTGCCGACCGGCCAGGAGGCGACGTTGGCAGCAGAGATCTCGGACATCTGAGCGGACTGGCGAGCCACGGCATCGCGGTGGAAGGCCGGCATCGTCAGTCGACGCAGCGTGTGGTGCTCGTCTCCGTCGAGGACGAACAGCGAGCTGTCGCCGAGAAGCCCGCGAAAGAACCAGTGGGCTTCGCCGGAGTGGTAGACCCGAGGGTCGCCGGCGTACACGGTCTTGATGTCGGCAGGATCGGCGAGGTACACCACGGTGCCCGACAGCGGGATGCGCAGCGTGAACACGTTGCCGTAGCGCCGCTGACATCCGGTCAGGAAGCGCAGACCGTAACTGGCCATCAATGCGGACTGCACCACCATGGGAAGTGGAGGTCCAGGTGGCAGTGCGGTTTTCGCGGTATCGCTCACTTTTGGGTGATCCCTAGCTGCTAGTCGGTTCATGCGCTCACATGACGGCCTCGAGCTGCCACCGAGAAAATGACTGCCGGTCGCCGGGGAGCACCTGCTCCGGTCGATCCACGGTCGCAGCTCCGGGCTCAACGGTAAATCTCAACGGTACGAGTCTTGCGTGGGGTGCGGGGCGCTTTCGACAGAGACGCCCCCGCGTTGCCCCCCGGCGCGCCGTTTGAATCGATGCCGGCGTCGTGCGGGGCCGGACAATGGCGCCGAGCTGTGCTGGTGCTCAGCATCGTGTGATCGGTTGAATTTGTCTTGCGGAAGGCTCGTAGCGGTGCGCCCGGTGCGGCCTCATCGATCGGGCGATACGGAGCGCCTGCTAGTCAGCAAACTTTTGATCGACATGTTCTGGCATCGCAACGCCTGGTGGGGGCTGCATCGGTGCGTGGACAACTCGTCGTAAGTCCAGCGTTGGTGGCTAATTCGCCATGTTAACGGTGACTGTCCCAGTTGGAGACAAGGCGGTTATCCTCCGCCGGCTACGAAGCAGCAAATATTGACGATTTTCCTAAAACCGGCTGCGCCGCCACCTGTCTGGGCTACGTTTAGAACGTGTTCCATTTGACTCGCCTCGATGGTCTGGAGAACTGGTGAGCATCAATCCATTCGATGACGACAACGGCAGTTTTTTCGTCTTGATCAACGACGAGGAGCAACACAGCTTGTGGCCGGTCTTCGCAGACGTTCCGGTCGGGTGGCGGGTTGTCTTCGGCGAGGCGGACCGCGCCGCCTGCCTGGACTACATCGAGCAACACTGGCCCGACATCCGGCCGAAGAGTCTCCGCGAGAGGTTGGCACAGGGTCAGACTGTTGATCAGTAGGCCGCCGGCTGGAACTTCTGGAAGTGAGGATGGGGCACTTCCGCTCACGCGGGGCCAGCTGGATATTTGGCTGTCGGAGGAAGCCGGGCTTGCCGGCGCCAAGTGGCAGCTCGGCATGCTTGCCCGGATCGACGGCGTCATCGAGCACGCCCGCCTGGAACAAGCGATTCGCCACGTGGTGCGCGAGGCAGAGCCACTCAGAGCAACTTTCGTTGAAGTAGATGGCCGGGTCTTCCAGACCGTCTCCGACTATCCGGAAGTCGAGCTGCTCCGGTATGACCTCACGGCTTCGCCGGCTCCGGCGCAGGATGCCTATCGGGTAGCGTCATCGATCCGACAAGCGCCGATGCCGCTCAGCGGCCCGCTGTTCAAGTTTGCGCTGCTGCAGACACGTGCCGACGAGTTCTACTTTTTTGTGTGCTGTCACCACATCGCGATAGACGGAATCGGCATGGGCCTCGTCTGTCACCGAATTGCCGCTGTCTACACAGCAATCGCGGCTGACGCGCCGATTCCGCCCGCGATCTTCGGGTCGTTGCAGAGCCTGATCGATTGTGAGTCGGAATACGAGGCTACCGACGATTACCTCGACGATCAGGCCTATTGGGCCGAGAACGCCCCGTCGGAAAGTGAGCCCCGGCATGGGTCGGAGCGCGGAGTCGCAAACCAGGCCAACGAGTATGAGCCGTCGGCGCCGGTCCAGCTGGACGCCTCCGTCGTCGCGAGGTCCCGCGACCTGGCGAAAACATTGGGAGTGCGCCGCGCCTCGGTGATCACCGCAGCGTATGCGCTGCTGGTACACGGCGAGATCGGCGGATCCGAGGTCGCGCTCGACTTTCCGGTGAGTCGGCGGGTGCGTCCAGAGGCGCTGATGGTGCCCGGGATGGTCTCCGGGGTTGTGCCATTGACGGTGCAGATGTCCCCGTGCGACACGGTCGCGGGGTTGTGTGCGCGTGTCGACCAACGCATCCAGGGTGCGTTGCGCCACCAGCGATTCCCGCTACGCGCCATCGAGAACAAGATGCGATTTCAGGGCACCGGGCGGCCGTCGACCCGGGCCGCCATCAACTTCATTCCGACCATCCCGATCGCGGATTTCGGTGGGGCCCCCGGGGCGGGGACCGCGACCCACACCGGTCTGGTGGATCAGTTCGGTGTGGTTTTCCTCAAGAAGGACGATGATCTTCTTCTCAGTACGACCGGTGTAGGGCAGCTGTTCGCCGGTTGCGATGTAAGCGATCTGGCGGTCCGCTTGGATCGGATTCTCGCGTCGATGACCGCCGACCCGGCTCGGCTTCTGTCGACCGTCGGCGTCCGTGCTGGGCTCGGCGAACTGGACGAGTGGGGTAACCGCACGGCCGTGAGCGGGACGGTGCCGGTGTCGCCGTCGATTCCGGAGTTGTTCGCCGATCAGGTGGCCCGTAATCCGGAGGCCGTGGCGGTCAGCTTCGGCGACAGTTCGATGTCGTATCGCGGGCTGGATGCGGCGGCGAATCGGTTGGCGCACTTGCTGGTCGAGCGTGGTGTCGGGCCGGGGCAGCGGGTGGCGTTGGTGTTCTCGCGGTCGGTGGAATCGGTCGTGGCGATCATGGGTGTGCTGAAAGCCGGTGCGGCGTATGTGCCGATCGATCCGTCGGTGCCCGATGCGCGACTGGAATTCGTGTTGGCCGACGCCCGACCCAGCGTCGTGGTCACGACGGCTGACCTGATGCATCGGTTGGATGGCCACAGTCTGGCTGTGATCGACGTCCACGACCGTGCGGTCTACGGCCGGCCGAGCACGGCATTGCCGGTGGGGCCCGGGCCCGATGATGTTGCGTATCTGATCTATACGTCGGGTACGACGGGTGTGCCGAAGGGTGTGGCGATTCCGCATCGGAATGTGATTCGTCTGTTGGATGCGATTGATCGTGATGTGGCGTTGTCGGCTGGGCAGGTGTGGACGCAGTGTCATTCGGTGGCGTTCGACTTTTCGGTGTGGGAAATTTTCGGTGCGCTGTTGCACGGTGGGCGGTTGGTGGTGGTGCCCGAATCGGTGACCCGCTCGGCCGAGGAGTTCCACGCTCTACTTGTCGACGAACACGTGAGTGTGTTGAGTCAGACGCCGTCGGCGTTTTATGCGCTGCAAGCGGTGGATGCGGCCGGTCCGGAGAACCGGTTGGCGCTCGAGGTTGTGGTGTTCGGCGGAGAGGCGCTCGAACCGTCGCGACTGAGCCCGTGGGTGGCCGAACATCCGGGGCTGCCGCGGTTGATCAACATGTATGGGATCACCGAGACGACGGTGCATGCGTCGTTTCGTGAGATCACCGCCGCCGATGTGGGCAGTGCGGTCAGTCCGATCGGTGTGCCGCTGGCGGATCTGGCGTTCTTCGTGCTCGACGATTGGTTGCGCCCCGTGCCCGCGGGCGCGGTGGGTGAGTTGTATGTGGCCGGTGCGGGTTTGGGCTACGGGTATGTCGGGCGGTCGCCGTTGACCTCGACGCGTTATGTGGCGTGTCCGTTCGGGATACCGGGTCGGCCCGCGACTCGGATGTATCGGACCGGGGATTTGGTGTCCTGGGGTGTCGATGGGCAGTTGCGGTATCTGGGGCGGGCCGATGAGCAGGTCAAGATTCGTGGGTATCGGATCGAGTTGGGTGAGATCCAGTCGGCGTTGATGGCGTTGGATGGGGTGGAGCAGGCGGTGGTGATCGCCCGTGAGGACCGTCCAGGTGACAAACGTCTGGTCGGCTACATCACCGGCAGTGCCGATCCGTCGGCGGTGCGTGCGGCGCTGGGGGAGGCGTTGCCTTCCTATATGGTGCCCGCGGCCATCGTCACCATCGACGCGCTACCCCTGACGGTCAACGGCAAACTCGACAAGAAGGCCCTGCCCGCACCGGAATACCAGCACGCCGATGGCTACCGGGCACCGTCGACTCCCACCGAGGAGATCCTGGCCGGCATCTACGCCCAGATCCTCGGGCTGGACCGCGTCGGCGTCGAGGACTCCTTCTTCGAGCTGGGTGGCGACAGCATCCTGTCGATGCAGGTGGCCTCGCGCGCGAGGGCCGCGGGCCTGACCTGCCGCCCGCGCGACATCTTCGTCCAGCAGACCGTGGCCCGACTGGCTCAGGTGGTCGGGACGGGGCGGCTCACCGATGAGCCCGCGGACGAGGGGCTCGGCCCGGTGGCGGCAACCCCGATCATGCGCTGGCTCAAGGACCTGGAACGTGCCGGCGGCCCAATCGACGAGTTCAACCAGACCGTGGTGCTGCAGGCTCCCCTGGGCGTTACCGACGCCGATGTGGTGATCCTGTTGCAGGCCTTGCTCGATCGGCACGGCATGCTCCGCCTGCGTGCCGAGGACGACGGAGCCGGCGGATGGTCGTTGACGGTGCCGGAAGCCGGGTCGGTCGACGCGAGTGGGTGCGTTCGATCAGTGGCGACGCTGACGGATGAGGCGCTGGTGGCGACGAGGTCGGAGCTGGATCCGGCCGGTGGTGCGATGCTCCGCGCGCTGTGGGTGACCTCCACGAGTCAGCTGGTGTTGGTCGTTCATCATCTTGCGGTCGACGGCGTGTCGTGGCGAATCCTCCTGGAGGATCTCAACATCGCCTGGTCTCAGCGGGCCGGCGGTCGCCCGGTGGCCCTGGTGCCCACGGGCACGTCGTTCGCCGGCTGGGCAGGCCTGCTGGCACGATCCGCCCTCAGCCCGAACCTGGTGGATCAGGCGGAGGTCTGGCGGAAAGTGGTGGCCGTGCCGCCGGTACTTCCCGCACCGCAGCCCGACGTCGATACCTACAGCACCGCCGGGCAGCTCTCGATGGTGTTGGACCCCGAGTCGACGCACCAGCTGCTCGGCGAGGTGCCCGCGGCGTTCCACGCAGGGCCACAGGACATCTTGCTGATCGCGTTCGCGTTGGCGGTGGCCGAGTTCACGCGCAGCAGCTCGCCGATCCTCATCGATGTGGAGGGCCACGGGCGCAGCGGAGACCTGGGTGGAGATGTCGACCGAGATATCGACTTGTCGCGCACGGTCGGGTGGTTCACCACCAAGTACCCGGTGTCGTTCACCTTCGGGCGCCGTGTCCATGCATTGCCCTGGACTCAGGTGGTCTCCGGCGCAGCCGATCTCGGAGTGGCGGTGAAAGAAGCCAAGGAGCAGCTTCGCGCCCTGCCCGATGGCGTGACCTACGGCCTGCTGCGGTATCTGAACCCGGATGTGGAGCTGTCCGCCCCCGACCCGGCGATTGCATTCAACTACCTGGGCCGGTTCGGCGGAGGCGCGAACCATGGGCCTGGCGACGTCTGGGGGATGCACCCCGATGGCTTGTCGCTGACCCGTCTCGCCGGTGCGGTACCCACCGCACTCGGACATACCGTCGAGCTCAACGTGGCCGCCATCGACACCGACCGCGGCGTGCAACTCAATGCCGACTGGACATGGGCACTCTCGGCGCTCGATCGTGCGGAAGTCGGTCGCCTCGGCCAACTCTGGTTCGACGCCTTGACGGGAATCTGCGCGCACGTCCGAAACGGCGGCGGTGGATTGACACCGTCAGATATCGCCCCCGCCGAGCTGAGTCAGCAACAGATCGACGACCTCGCCCGGCAACACCGGATCGTCGACATCCTGCCGCTGACCCCGTTGCAGCAGGGGCTGCTGTTCCATGCCGGGACCGCGCGCGGCTTCGCCGATGTGTACGCGATGCAGCTGGATATCGCTTTGAGCGGCCCACTCGATCAGGAGCGGCTCCGCGCGTCGGTTCAGGCGGTGGTCGACAGGCATCCGCACCTGACGGCCCTCTTCTGCGACCGGTTCGACCGACCGGTGCAGGTGATCCCCGCTGATCCCGTGGTGCCCTGGCGGTGTATGGCACTGGATGCCAACGGTATTGGTGCGGACGATCGGCTCCAGGAAATCCGCGCCGCTGAACGTGCCGCGGTCTGTGACCTCCGGAACGAACCCGCCTTCCGGGCGTGCCTCATCCGGGTTGCCGACGACAGGCACCGGTTCGTGCTGACAGCGCACCACATCGTGCTCGACGGTTGGTCGATGCCCATCCTGCTGCGGGAGATCTTCGCCGGTTTCAGTGGGCAACGGCTGCCCGCAGCCACGCCGTATCGCCGTTTCCTGACGTGGCTTGCCGACCGCGATGACGATGCGGCAAGGGCGGCCTGGCGCGAAATGTTTGCCGGGTTCGACACACCCACGTTGGTGGGCCCGGCCGGTCGAAACGAACTGGGACAGCGCGGTGTTGAGACATTCCGGTTACCCGAGGAGATCACCCGGGGACTCGGGGAGCTGGCACGCACCCATCACAGCACTGCGAACGTGGCGTTGCAGGCCGCCTGGGCCCTGCTGCTCAGTTCACTGACCGGACGGCACGACGTCGCATTCGGTACGACGGTCTCGGGGCGCCCCGCCGAGGTCGACGGCGCCGATTCGATGGTGGGCCTGCTGATCAACACAGTGCCGGTCCGGGCGAAGCTGACCCCGGCAACCACCACCGCAGACCTGATGCGCCAGTTGCAAAACGCGCACAACGACACACTCGAACACCAGCATGTGGCGCTCAGCGACATCCACCGGATCGCCGGCCAGGACCAACTGTTCGACACACTTCTGGTTTTCGAGAACTATCCGATCGACAGCACCACGTTGTCGGATGTCGGCGGCGTGGCGATCACCGAATTCGATTTCCGTGAATCCAACCATTACCCGCTGGCGGTGCAAGCCCTGCCCGGCCCCGAAATGCGGCTCCGCGTCGAGTTCGATACCGCGGTGTTCGATCTCGACACTGTCGAGGCCCTGATCGAGCGGCTGAAAGCGGCGCTGGTAGCCATGGCCGCGAATCCCGCGCGGCCGTTGTCGTCGATCGATCTGCTCGACGGGGCCGCGCACACCCGCCTCGACGAGTGGAGCCACCGAAGCGTACTGGCCGAATCTGCCACGGCGGAGTCGATTACGGCGTTGTTCGCCCGACAGGTGGCCCGCACACCCGATGCTCCCGCGGTGACTTTCGAGGGCCGGTCGATGACCTACCGGGAGCTCGACGACGCCGCCACCCGGTTCGCCCACGTGTTGTCCGCCCACGGTGCGCGCCCGGGTGAGGTTGTGGCGCTGCTCTTCTCCCGGTCCGCCGACGCCCTCGTCGCGATTCTGGCCGTATTGAAAACCGGTGCGGCGTATGTGCCCGTCGACCCGGCGCTACCGCTCCCGCGCATCGAGTTCATGGTGGCCGACGCCGCGCCGGTGGTCGCGGTCACCACGGCCGGGCGACGCTCGCGCCTCGACGGGTGCGACGTACCCGTCCTCGACATCACCGAACACACGGCGGCCGCCGGACCCGCTGCGGAAACCCAAGGCAGCCCGGTGCCGGCCGGTCCCGGGCCCGCTGACATCGCGTACATCATCTACACGTCGGGCACCACCGGTGTACCGAAAGGCGTTGCGATTCCACATCGCAACGTGCCCGGACTGTTCGGCTCCCTTGACGCCAACGTGGCATCGGGTCCCGGGCAGGTATGGACACAGTGGCACTCGTACAGCTTCGACGTCTCGGTGTGGGAGATCTTCGGCGCGTTGCTGCATGGCGCACGCCTGGTCGTGGTGCCGGAATCGGTCGCCGCATCGCCCGACGACTTCCATCAACTGCTGGTGGCCGAAGGCGTCACAGTCCTGAGCCAGACCCCGTCGGCCGCGGGCATGCTCTCGGCGAAGGGGCTTGAGTCCACGGCGTTGGTGGTGGCCGGCGAGGCCTGTCCGCCCGAGCTGGTGGACCGCTGGGCGCCGGGACGCGTGATGGTCAACGCCTACGGCCCCACCGAGGCCACCGTCTATGCATCGATCAGTACACCCCTGACCGCCGGATCGGTGGTGCCGATCGGCGCACCGGTGGCCGGGGGAGCGTTGTTCGTCTTGGACGACTGGTTGCGACCGGTGCCGCCCGGCGTGGTCGGGGAGCTGTACATCGCGGGCCGCGGTGTGGGAACCGGGTATTGGCGCCGTTCGGGCCTGACGTCGTCGCGATTCGTCGCGTGCCCGTTCGGAGCGCCGGGAGCCCGCATGTACCGGACCGGCGATCTCGTGCGATGGGGCCTCGACGGTCAGGTGCACTACCTCGGGCGCGTTGACGAGCAGGTCAAGATCCGTGGGTACCGCATCGAGCTCGGCGAAGTCCAGGCTGCGCTGGCCGCGCTCGACGGCGTGACCCAGGCCGTCGTGATCGCGCGCGAGGACAATCCCGGAACTTTGCGTCTGGTCGGTTACATCACGGGGAGTGCCGACCCGGGCCAGGTCCGGGCGCAACTGGCTGAGCGTCTCCCGAGCTATATGGTGCCGTCCGCCGTGGTGATGATCGACGCGGTGCCGCTGACGGTCAACGGCAAACTCGACCGACGTGCCCTGCCCGCACCGGATTTCCTCGACGTCGACCGCTATCGCGTCCCGGCCAACCCGGTCGAGGAGATTCTGGCCGACACCTTTGCCCGCGTTCTCGGCCTGGACCGGGTGGGGGTCGACGATTCGTTCTTCGATCTGGGTGGCGACTCGTTGTCCGCGATGCGTCTGATTGCGGCGATCAACGCATCGCTGGAGTCCGGCATCACGGTGGGCTCGCTGTTCGACGCGCCCACGGTCGCGCAACTGGCGGTGCGGGTCAGCGGAGACGCCACGCGGTTGGAGCCGCTGGTCGTCGGTGCGCGGCCCGCGGTGGTGCCGCTGTCGTTCGCCCAATCGCGTTTGTGGTTCCTGGACCAATTGCAGGGGCCGTCACCGGTTTACAACATGACGGCCGCCTTCCGGCTCACCGGTGCCCTGGATGTCGATGCGTTGAGTGCCGCGCTGGTGGATGTGGTGGCTCGGCACGAGAGCCTGCGTACGCTGTTCGCCGCACCCGACGGCATTCCCCGTCAGGTCGTGACGGCACCCGCGCACCTGGATGTGGCCTGGGATGTCGTCGACGCCACCGGGTGGACGCCCGCCCAGGTGCAGGAGGGCATCGAGGAAGCGGCACGGCACATTTTCGACCTGTCCACCGAGATTCCCCTGCGGGCCAGGCTGTTCCGGCTGAGCGATGACGAGCATGTCCTGGCCGCGGTGGTGCACCACATCGCCGCGGACGGCTGGTCGGTCACCCCGCTGGTGACCGATCTGGGGCGGGCCTACGCTCACCGATGCGCAGGGCGGGCTCCCGACTGGGCGCCGCTGGCCGTGCAGTACGCCGATTACACGTTGTGGCAGCGTGCGCAGTTCGGTGACCTCGAGGACAGCCAGAGTCGGATCGCCTCACAGCTGACCTATTGGCGTGATGCGTTGGCCGGCATGCCCGAGCGCATCGACATCCCTACCGACCGGCCGTACCCGCTGATGACCGATCAGCGCGGTGCCACGATGACGGTGGACTGGCCGGCCGAGTTGCAGCAGCAGGTCGCGCGGGTGGCGCGTGAGCACAACGCGACCACGTTCATGGTGGTTCAGGCCGCGTTGCTGACACTGCTGTCGAAGCTGAGCGCGAGTAGCGATGTGGCGGTGGGATTTCCGATTGCCGGGCGCCGCGACCCGGTGCTGGATGACCTCGTCGGCTTCTTCGTCAACACACTGGTGCTCCGGGCCGACCTGGCGGGCGACCCG
The genomic region above belongs to Mycolicibacterium sp. HK-90 and contains:
- a CDS encoding cytochrome P450, with translation MSDTAKTALPPGPPLPMVVQSALMASYGLRFLTGCQRRYGNVFTLRIPLSGTVVYLADPADIKTVYAGDPRVYHSGEAHWFFRGLLGDSSLFVLDGDEHHTLRRLTMPAFHRDAVARQSAQMSEISAANVASWPVGKSFPVAPRTTEITLEVILRTVIGASDPARLAALRRVIPRLLYMKSWETPAITKPSLRRHRPWRGVARRFEEADELLYAEIADRRADPNLDERTDVLAMLVRATGDDGRTLSDSELRDQLLTAIAAGHETTATALSWVLERLTRHPAALARAVQAADAGAAGDEYLDAVIKETLRIRPVLFSSGRILKEPTEIGGYLLPAGVMVDPAIGLVHASADVYPDPDRFDPDRMLGATLSPTTWLPFGGGNRRCLGATFAMVEIRLVLREILRRVELSTTTAPDEKQRAKHVTFVPHRGGMIHIRATREVGPASPVLSECPASGHRAGQSSD
- a CDS encoding MbtH family protein, producing MSINPFDDDNGSFFVLINDEEQHSLWPVFADVPVGWRVVFGEADRAACLDYIEQHWPDIRPKSLRERLAQGQTVDQ